Proteins encoded in a region of the Burkholderia sp. WP9 genome:
- the traA gene encoding Ti-type conjugative transfer relaxase TraA, which produces MKARPPMPTYHLSVKAGRKAAAGEHAKYIAREDHYAYISRGGKYEERGDLKMTESGNMPAWAAHDASIFWQAADTYERANGRPYTEIEVSIPRELDDEQRVALVREFVEHTLGQRHAYTWAIHNPAASDGLEQPHAHIMFTERVNDGIARDPGQYFRRRNAQEPEKGGAGKDRYLSSRQFVRDVREEWAVTANHFMARAGIEARIDHRSYRTLGIDLEPSVKVGVARYAGERGVMAGLLEENRQRAYRNGQRLLINPAIGVAALTINQSTFSRRDVEQFVFRNTDGAEQFRQVYARLMNSKELLALKDSGRNGEWFTSADLRAIEVRLVDRARSMGRAGDAATGDAAVREMLRATRKFNAGQDAAFVALAGGGQLVVVNGAAGTGKSYVLAAAREALEADGLRVMGAALQGKTADDMQRDAGIASRTLHSLLSGIERGAETLDAKTVLVIDEAGMVGSRQMEKLLDHAQVAGARVRLVGDAWQLHAVAAGDAFRAVSREAAASNRLESLTEIRRQDEAWQRDATSALARHDVPTAVSAYAERGGVQLYSTVANARERLIAQWQDDRRASPGKTQLLLTHTNEERCALNARVRELRRAAGELGAEQTVRTENRHIAIAAGERIMFLQNEYVMQVKNGTLGTVEQIEMPDRKAPGAVLHVRLDDGRQLAVDTAQYGHFDHGYALTVHKSQGVTVDRAYVLATKSMHAELAYVAMTRHRENLIMAAGRDEFADGAALMRSLSRADEKSFSAQHELQPERDRRPELGYRHTLNRRRVDFSNAPRPQRAEKTLDRTVEQYADALSAAAAANRAGKPVPAKDRAALRRAGVGLDRLDPAMRREIRYVVERDDRAWRALVELSGAERAAALVNEVAQARAQRAGIDAAAAGHPQSPTPATASRRFADLTPEERQERRNEFKAQLREAAGQAVGRDKPPHERTASRGRGGPEIGD; this is translated from the coding sequence ATGAAAGCCCGACCGCCAATGCCAACGTACCATCTGAGCGTGAAAGCAGGCCGGAAGGCTGCCGCAGGGGAACACGCCAAGTACATTGCGCGGGAGGATCACTACGCCTACATTTCTCGCGGTGGAAAGTACGAGGAACGCGGCGACCTGAAGATGACCGAGAGCGGCAACATGCCAGCGTGGGCCGCACACGACGCGAGCATTTTCTGGCAGGCAGCGGACACCTACGAGCGTGCAAACGGGCGGCCGTACACGGAGATCGAGGTTTCGATTCCGCGCGAACTGGACGATGAACAGCGCGTCGCGCTCGTGCGCGAGTTCGTTGAACACACGCTCGGCCAGCGGCACGCGTACACCTGGGCGATCCACAATCCGGCCGCAAGTGACGGGCTGGAACAGCCGCACGCGCACATCATGTTCACCGAACGGGTGAACGACGGCATCGCACGCGATCCAGGGCAATATTTCAGGCGCAGGAATGCGCAGGAACCGGAAAAAGGCGGTGCCGGAAAAGACCGCTATCTGAGCAGCCGGCAGTTCGTCCGTGATGTGCGGGAAGAATGGGCCGTCACGGCCAATCACTTCATGGCACGGGCCGGCATCGAGGCTCGCATCGACCATCGCAGCTACCGGACGCTGGGTATCGACCTGGAGCCGTCCGTGAAAGTGGGCGTCGCGCGCTACGCGGGCGAGCGTGGCGTGATGGCCGGATTGCTCGAAGAGAATCGCCAGCGCGCGTACCGCAATGGGCAGCGGCTGCTCATCAATCCGGCGATCGGTGTCGCCGCGCTGACGATCAATCAATCCACCTTCTCACGTCGCGACGTCGAGCAGTTCGTCTTTCGCAATACCGACGGTGCCGAACAGTTCCGGCAGGTGTACGCGCGGCTGATGAATTCGAAGGAACTTCTCGCGCTGAAGGATTCCGGTCGCAATGGCGAATGGTTCACGTCGGCGGATCTGCGTGCGATTGAGGTGCGCCTGGTCGATCGTGCTCGCTCAATGGGTCGCGCCGGCGACGCTGCAACTGGAGACGCCGCGGTGCGCGAAATGCTACGCGCAACCCGGAAGTTCAATGCGGGACAGGATGCGGCTTTTGTCGCGCTCGCGGGCGGCGGCCAGCTGGTGGTCGTGAATGGTGCTGCGGGTACCGGCAAAAGCTATGTGCTCGCCGCAGCACGCGAAGCGCTCGAGGCGGACGGACTGCGCGTGATGGGCGCGGCCCTGCAGGGCAAGACGGCCGACGACATGCAGCGCGACGCCGGCATCGCGAGCCGGACGCTGCACAGTCTGCTTTCGGGCATCGAGCGCGGTGCGGAAACCCTGGACGCGAAAACGGTTCTGGTAATCGACGAGGCCGGAATGGTTGGATCGCGGCAGATGGAAAAACTGCTCGACCATGCGCAGGTGGCCGGGGCGCGCGTACGCCTGGTGGGCGATGCGTGGCAGCTGCATGCGGTCGCCGCTGGCGATGCTTTCCGCGCCGTGTCGCGTGAGGCGGCGGCCTCAAACCGGCTCGAAAGCCTGACCGAGATCAGGCGGCAGGACGAGGCCTGGCAGCGCGACGCAACGTCGGCGCTGGCCCGGCACGATGTACCAACCGCCGTGTCCGCGTATGCGGAGCGCGGTGGCGTACAACTGTATTCGACCGTCGCCAACGCGCGCGAACGGCTGATTGCGCAGTGGCAGGATGATCGCCGGGCCAGTCCCGGCAAGACCCAGCTGCTACTGACTCACACCAACGAAGAGCGCTGCGCGCTGAATGCGCGCGTGCGCGAATTGCGGCGGGCTGCCGGCGAACTGGGCGCCGAACAGACCGTGCGGACCGAGAACCGACACATCGCGATCGCCGCCGGCGAGCGGATCATGTTCCTGCAGAACGAATACGTGATGCAGGTCAAGAACGGGACGCTGGGCACGGTCGAACAGATCGAAATGCCTGACAGGAAAGCGCCCGGCGCCGTCCTGCACGTGCGGCTCGATGATGGCCGACAGCTCGCGGTCGATACGGCGCAGTACGGCCACTTCGATCACGGCTACGCGCTCACGGTCCACAAGAGCCAGGGTGTGACAGTCGATCGCGCATATGTGCTGGCGACGAAGAGCATGCATGCCGAGCTAGCCTACGTCGCGATGACCCGGCACAGGGAAAATCTGATTATGGCGGCCGGCCGGGACGAGTTCGCGGACGGCGCAGCGCTGATGCGCAGCCTGTCGCGTGCCGACGAAAAATCGTTCAGCGCGCAACATGAGCTGCAGCCGGAGCGTGATCGCCGGCCGGAACTGGGCTACCGGCACACGCTGAACCGGCGCCGTGTCGACTTCTCGAATGCACCCCGGCCGCAACGGGCCGAAAAGACCCTCGATCGTACAGTCGAGCAGTATGCCGATGCCCTCTCCGCTGCGGCGGCCGCAAACCGGGCAGGCAAGCCGGTGCCCGCAAAGGACCGCGCGGCCCTCAGGCGGGCGGGCGTCGGACTGGACCGGCTCGATCCGGCGATGCGTCGCGAGATCCGGTATGTAGTTGAGCGGGATGACCGCGCCTGGCGCGCGCTCGTTGAACTCAGCGGCGCCGAGCGGGCGGCAGCGCTTGTCAACGAAGTAGCGCAGGCCCGGGCGCAACGCGCCGGCATCGACGCGGCAGCTGCCGGACACCCGCAATCGCCGACGCCAGCCACCGCATCCCGGCGTTTCGCCGACCTGACGCCAGAAGAACGTCAGGAACGGCGCAACGAGTTCAAGGCTCAACTGCGCGAAGCGGCTGGCCAGGCGGTCGGGCGAGATAAGCCACCGCATGAGCGCACGGCATCGCGCGGACGTGGCGGGCCAGAAATCGGTGATTAA
- a CDS encoding conjugal transfer protein TraD, which translates to MAKAEWLTEHVQYIKGLKSPTATQSLLVELAAIPNPTAQESRQLDKLVRLEKINQKADAMKAEAARMLSARREDQRKARTRELIELGGIVSMVDFPVDRGTLTGALLWALDQFRTDDDLQHTLKKRGDAFIAERENEKKVESQASAEVAAKAAAEEKVPA; encoded by the coding sequence ATGGCAAAGGCCGAATGGCTCACGGAACACGTCCAGTACATCAAGGGTTTGAAGTCGCCCACCGCCACCCAATCGTTGCTGGTCGAACTGGCCGCGATTCCGAATCCGACCGCGCAGGAGTCCCGCCAGTTAGACAAGCTGGTCAGGCTTGAAAAGATTAACCAGAAGGCCGACGCGATGAAGGCCGAAGCGGCCCGCATGCTGAGCGCGCGGCGCGAGGATCAACGCAAGGCCCGTACGCGCGAACTGATCGAACTCGGCGGCATCGTCTCGATGGTTGATTTTCCGGTGGATCGCGGCACGCTGACCGGTGCGCTGCTATGGGCGCTCGATCAGTTCAGGACGGACGACGATTTGCAGCACACGCTCAAGAAACGTGGTGATGCTTTCATCGCTGAGCGCGAAAATGAGAAAAAGGTGGAGTCGCAGGCCAGCGCGGAGGTAGCTGCTAAAGCGGCTGCGGAGGAGAAAGTCCCCGCATAA
- a CDS encoding ParB N-terminal domain-containing protein encodes MDQIVENRTTETVPEGSFGNDTQIEYVPLALLCKSPHNVRRKAPTGIETLAGNIAAAGVMQNLVTHEMKSRGKQRKLGVCAGQRRLLALELLRTTGRIDDSYPVPVKIVSEADAVAVSLIENQHEPMHPADACEAFRLLVNEGRTVTFIAALFSLSEIQVQRHLKLANVSPRLIDVFRDDGMTLEQIRTLALTDDHELQERLWFNAAQAWQRNPAQLRDAITDSEIDVADSNLVAFVTLDAYEVAGGHVRGDLFSDEHNAGYVTDAELLHRLVAEKLVCLAQALSADGWSWVETRVRRDFSEMARFGRLPSGSREYTKKEKTELRALTKASEQAAAELNAYYDAEDESGDDARRDALEVAANAASQALDDFAERLEIWSDDQKARAGAFVTLDHDGKAAIERGLVKPEDRASVNREGVTGADELPAPAEKPLHGKDLSKRLTAHRTAAVQIELARNPVAALAVLMHRLIPVVFDDRYVCVYDQHAADVRATCSHNRLLQTADDMEASAAWKEISAEREKWAALLPKRFSDVLPWLMTQSEDVLSNLFAFCVAATVNGVSESDGAHPVNVLMNLLNVDMTQYWTPTRTSYLNHVSKARIVDVVAQALSPEAAAPLEKLKKDAAAETAERLLADARWLPEVLVSRETPVVWDDDEDKEEEEAA; translated from the coding sequence GTGGATCAAATCGTTGAAAACCGTACAACCGAAACCGTTCCCGAAGGCAGTTTCGGCAACGACACCCAGATCGAATACGTCCCGCTCGCACTGCTGTGCAAGTCACCGCACAACGTGCGCCGCAAAGCGCCTACCGGCATCGAGACACTGGCCGGGAACATCGCTGCGGCAGGCGTCATGCAAAACCTCGTCACCCATGAAATGAAATCGCGTGGCAAACAGCGCAAGCTGGGCGTATGCGCGGGGCAGCGCCGCCTGCTCGCACTGGAACTACTGCGCACGACTGGCCGGATCGATGACAGCTACCCTGTCCCAGTCAAGATCGTGAGCGAGGCCGATGCCGTCGCCGTATCGCTGATCGAAAACCAGCATGAGCCGATGCACCCGGCGGACGCCTGCGAGGCATTCCGCCTGCTGGTCAATGAAGGCCGCACGGTGACCTTCATTGCCGCGTTGTTCTCGCTGTCGGAAATTCAGGTGCAACGACACCTGAAGCTTGCGAACGTGTCGCCCCGCCTGATCGACGTCTTCCGCGATGACGGCATGACGCTGGAACAGATCCGCACGCTTGCGCTAACGGACGACCACGAATTGCAGGAACGCCTGTGGTTTAACGCCGCCCAGGCGTGGCAACGCAATCCCGCGCAGCTGCGCGACGCGATCACGGACAGCGAGATCGATGTGGCCGACAGCAACCTGGTTGCATTCGTCACGCTCGACGCGTATGAGGTGGCAGGCGGCCACGTTCGCGGCGACCTGTTCAGCGACGAGCACAACGCCGGGTATGTGACCGATGCCGAACTGCTGCATCGTCTGGTCGCGGAAAAGCTGGTTTGTCTCGCGCAGGCCTTGAGCGCTGACGGCTGGAGTTGGGTCGAAACACGTGTGCGCCGTGACTTTTCCGAAATGGCCCGCTTTGGCCGATTGCCGTCGGGGTCGCGCGAGTACACGAAGAAGGAAAAGACCGAGCTTCGCGCGCTGACGAAAGCGAGCGAACAGGCTGCAGCGGAACTGAACGCGTACTACGACGCCGAGGACGAATCCGGCGACGACGCCCGCCGCGACGCACTGGAAGTCGCAGCCAACGCAGCTTCCCAAGCGCTGGATGACTTCGCGGAACGTCTCGAAATCTGGAGCGACGACCAGAAGGCACGGGCCGGCGCGTTCGTGACCCTCGACCATGACGGCAAGGCCGCGATCGAGCGCGGACTGGTCAAACCCGAGGACCGGGCCAGCGTGAATCGCGAAGGTGTGACGGGTGCTGACGAACTGCCAGCGCCAGCAGAAAAGCCGCTGCACGGTAAAGACCTCAGCAAGCGATTGACGGCACACCGCACCGCCGCCGTCCAGATCGAACTTGCACGGAACCCGGTAGCCGCACTGGCGGTATTGATGCACCGCCTGATCCCGGTTGTGTTCGATGACCGCTATGTCTGCGTCTACGACCAGCATGCCGCCGACGTGCGGGCCACGTGCTCACACAACCGCCTGTTGCAGACAGCGGACGACATGGAAGCCAGCGCGGCATGGAAAGAGATTTCGGCCGAGCGCGAAAAGTGGGCCGCGCTGCTGCCGAAGCGTTTCAGTGATGTGCTGCCCTGGCTCATGACGCAGAGCGAAGACGTGCTGAGCAACCTGTTTGCCTTCTGCGTGGCCGCGACCGTCAACGGCGTAAGCGAATCGGATGGCGCACACCCGGTGAACGTGTTGATGAATCTGCTGAACGTCGATATGACGCAGTACTGGACGCCGACGCGAACGAGCTATCTGAACCACGTTTCGAAAGCACGTATCGTTGACGTGGTAGCGCAAGCGCTCTCCCCCGAAGCGGCGGCACCACTGGAGAAATTGAAGAAAGACGCAGCGGCAGAGACGGCAGAACGGTTGCTGGCCGATGCACGCTGGTTGCCCGAGGTGCTGGTGAGCCGGGAAACGCCGGTCGTATGGGATGACGACGAAGACAAGGAGGAGGAAGAAGCCGCCTAA
- a CDS encoding antirestriction protein, giving the protein MIDNETRISSNVVVDELRLKFLPHYLGTQYLQGEALVYDWASRLSSAYNGGSWDFFQLSNGGFYMAPSNCGRVHVRWHMNGYSDMMGADAFGIVVTLFALCHLAEKCGDDRIIDHYHSLRAFATQHVEAANILRAID; this is encoded by the coding sequence GTGATTGATAATGAAACCAGAATCTCGTCAAACGTTGTTGTTGATGAGTTGCGCCTGAAGTTCCTTCCTCACTACCTGGGCACGCAATACCTCCAGGGCGAGGCGTTGGTGTACGACTGGGCCTCGCGCCTTTCGAGTGCCTACAACGGCGGTTCGTGGGACTTCTTCCAGTTGTCGAATGGCGGCTTTTATATGGCCCCCTCGAACTGCGGACGGGTGCACGTGCGGTGGCATATGAACGGCTACAGCGACATGATGGGCGCGGACGCGTTTGGGATCGTCGTCACGCTGTTCGCCCTGTGCCACCTGGCGGAAAAGTGTGGCGATGACAGAATCATTGACCACTACCACTCCCTGCGTGCCTTTGCGACGCAGCACGTAGAGGCAGCGAACATCCTCCGCGCTATCGATTAA
- a CDS encoding DUF3717 domain-containing protein, whose product MPTFTIAEIEKAINVWRNRQASGEDAALCPKARHLADIYGGMIYTHATAIDVSSLSAEQVEAVTTALYQQELPL is encoded by the coding sequence ATGCCAACCTTTACAATTGCCGAGATTGAAAAGGCGATCAACGTGTGGCGAAACCGCCAGGCGTCTGGAGAAGACGCGGCGCTGTGCCCGAAAGCGCGTCACCTTGCCGATATCTATGGCGGGATGATCTACACACACGCAACGGCCATCGACGTGTCTTCGCTGTCTGCCGAGCAGGTGGAAGCTGTGACCACCGCCCTTTATCAACAGGAATTGCCACTATGA
- a CDS encoding IS110 family transposase: protein MNRIVRIGVDLAKNVMQLHGVDVAERVVIRKAVTREKFLEWFANLEPCLVAMEACTASHFWARRLREYGHDVRLIPPQFAAPYRKGGSSVKNDALDAEAICEAASRPHMRYVPIKTPAQQGALVLHRMRQGLIEERTALVNRLRGLVAEFGIFLPQGIHRFRERFAESVEDGGNELPGLTRVALLRGWTRIVELDAEIDWFDKQVAQHAKNDPNARRVTEMFGVGLITASAASATVGDGRQFRNGRQFASWLGLVPKQNSSGGKERLGRITKQGDAYLRTLLFQCARVTLTAARRRQDRLAQWVTQLVERVGYGKALIAIANKHARVLWAILAKGQRFDPAHDGRSAGLQRNEAPIAS, encoded by the coding sequence GTGAACAGGATTGTCCGTATAGGCGTTGATCTGGCGAAGAACGTCATGCAGCTTCATGGTGTCGATGTAGCGGAGCGCGTGGTGATCAGGAAGGCAGTCACGCGGGAGAAGTTTCTTGAGTGGTTTGCGAATCTGGAGCCTTGCCTGGTCGCGATGGAGGCCTGTACAGCTTCGCATTTCTGGGCGCGCCGGCTTCGCGAATACGGACATGATGTAAGGCTCATTCCGCCGCAGTTTGCGGCGCCCTATCGCAAGGGCGGCAGCTCTGTCAAAAATGATGCACTTGACGCTGAGGCGATCTGCGAAGCAGCAAGCCGGCCGCATATGCGTTACGTTCCGATCAAGACGCCAGCCCAGCAAGGCGCGCTCGTGTTGCATCGGATGCGCCAGGGTTTGATTGAGGAGCGTACTGCACTGGTCAACCGGCTTCGCGGCCTGGTTGCTGAATTCGGGATATTTCTTCCGCAGGGCATTCACCGATTCAGGGAGAGGTTCGCCGAATCAGTGGAGGACGGGGGGAACGAATTGCCCGGACTCACGCGGGTGGCATTGTTGCGAGGGTGGACGCGAATTGTCGAGCTTGACGCAGAGATCGACTGGTTCGACAAACAGGTCGCCCAGCATGCAAAGAATGATCCCAACGCGAGACGCGTCACGGAAATGTTCGGTGTCGGGTTGATCACTGCTTCCGCCGCGAGTGCCACGGTAGGGGATGGCCGCCAGTTCCGCAACGGCCGACAATTCGCTTCATGGCTCGGGCTTGTTCCAAAGCAGAACAGTAGTGGCGGCAAGGAGCGGCTCGGTCGCATCACCAAGCAGGGCGATGCGTATCTGCGCACGCTGCTGTTCCAGTGCGCGCGGGTCACGCTGACGGCAGCCCGACGCAGACAGGACCGACTGGCGCAATGGGTTACCCAGCTAGTTGAACGCGTCGGCTACGGCAAGGCGCTGATTGCGATCGCCAACAAGCACGCACGTGTGCTCTGGGCAATCCTGGCGAAAGGTCAGCGATTTGATCCCGCACACGACGGGCGCTCCGCGGGATTGCAGCGCAATGAAGCACCGATAGCATCGTAA
- a CDS encoding transcriptional regulator, with the protein MTVDIHTPIRAECLLPADEGWERPRGAEVQEVVRRIGLSGRALARVLGLSEHGGRQVRRWISGETPVPYIAWAILCDMAGLGTIWRGKTLELGLSGMAESAPDDE; encoded by the coding sequence ATGACGGTTGATATTCATACACCCATTCGGGCAGAGTGTTTGCTTCCGGCGGATGAGGGATGGGAGCGGCCTCGGGGCGCTGAAGTTCAGGAGGTGGTGCGACGCATCGGCCTGTCGGGCCGGGCTCTTGCCAGGGTGCTCGGGCTGAGTGAGCATGGCGGCCGCCAGGTCAGACGTTGGATAAGCGGAGAAACGCCCGTCCCGTATATAGCGTGGGCAATTCTCTGTGATATGGCGGGCCTGGGCACAATCTGGCGTGGCAAAACCCTTGAATTGGGGTTGAGTGGTATGGCTGAATCAGCGCCCGATGACGAATGA
- a CDS encoding DUF488 family protein: MSRASRKKLQIFIRRAYEDPTPEDGYRVLVDRVWPRGRSKAVLALDQWVFDLAPSTALRKWFGHDPKRWEAFGQRYRSELASEEQKERMRRLLSDSGGRSISLIYGAKDENHNQAVVLRDVLSCLPEE; the protein is encoded by the coding sequence ATGTCGCGGGCGAGTCGCAAGAAATTGCAGATATTCATCAGACGAGCATACGAGGATCCGACACCGGAGGATGGCTATCGTGTCCTCGTCGACCGGGTTTGGCCTCGAGGTCGCAGCAAGGCTGTGCTTGCCCTCGATCAATGGGTGTTCGACCTCGCACCCAGTACCGCATTGCGCAAATGGTTCGGCCACGATCCGAAGCGATGGGAAGCATTCGGGCAGCGCTACCGAAGCGAGCTTGCTTCTGAGGAGCAGAAGGAACGGATGCGACGCCTTTTGAGCGATTCAGGTGGCCGTTCGATCTCGCTCATCTACGGCGCAAAGGACGAGAACCATAACCAGGCCGTTGTCTTGCGAGATGTCCTTTCGTGCCTGCCTGAAGAATGA
- a CDS encoding uracil-DNA glycosylase family protein, whose translation MTTISKSAARTVNKRQYPSLDVLLSEVRACRVCAEHLPLGPHPVLRARADARILIVGQAPGARVHASGIPWNDASGDRLRNWLGIDVPSFYDESRFAIIPMGFCYPGRGNGGDKPPRRECAQLWLDSLLEKLEHVQLTLLIGQYAQRHFLGGCRKRSLTETVGAWAEYGPIVMPLPHPSPRNLAWLQRHPWFERDLLPVLRARVEAILAHEAEPTR comes from the coding sequence ATGACTACGATCTCGAAGTCAGCTGCCCGTACAGTGAATAAGCGCCAATACCCCTCTCTCGATGTACTTTTGAGTGAGGTCCGTGCCTGTCGCGTGTGCGCTGAGCATCTGCCACTCGGCCCTCACCCAGTCCTGCGGGCGAGAGCCGACGCGCGGATTCTCATCGTTGGGCAGGCGCCCGGCGCCCGCGTGCACGCGTCCGGCATTCCATGGAACGACGCAAGCGGCGATCGACTGCGCAATTGGCTTGGAATCGATGTTCCCTCGTTTTATGACGAGTCGCGGTTCGCGATCATCCCGATGGGGTTCTGTTATCCAGGGCGGGGTAACGGTGGCGATAAACCGCCGCGCCGCGAATGTGCGCAGCTCTGGCTGGACAGCCTCCTGGAAAAGCTGGAGCACGTCCAGCTGACGCTGTTGATCGGCCAGTATGCGCAACGCCATTTTCTCGGTGGCTGCCGCAAGCGGTCCCTGACCGAAACAGTTGGCGCATGGGCAGAATATGGGCCGATCGTGATGCCATTGCCTCATCCGTCACCACGCAACCTGGCCTGGCTTCAACGGCATCCATGGTTCGAAAGGGACTTGCTTCCGGTGTTGCGCGCAAGAGTTGAAGCGATCCTGGCGCACGAAGCAGAGCCAACAAGATAA
- a CDS encoding cupin domain-containing protein translates to MAISHLSSGGVASVLPLAALLEQTPTTALFKEKHLEVMRIVLPAGKRMPAHAVDGPITVQCLEGEVDIGIGDALRRLRAGDLIYLAGGARHELTAKTNSSLLVTVVLLDPRDMPGIAAGGTQ, encoded by the coding sequence ATGGCTATATCGCATCTTTCGTCTGGAGGAGTCGCGAGTGTGCTCCCGCTGGCCGCGCTGCTTGAACAGACGCCGACCACGGCGTTGTTCAAGGAAAAGCACCTCGAGGTCATGCGGATCGTTCTGCCGGCCGGCAAGCGGATGCCTGCGCATGCGGTAGACGGACCGATCACGGTGCAGTGTCTCGAAGGCGAGGTAGACATTGGTATCGGCGATGCACTTCGACGCCTTCGTGCCGGTGACCTCATCTATCTGGCGGGCGGCGCCCGGCATGAACTCACGGCCAAGACGAATTCGTCGCTGCTTGTAACCGTCGTTCTTCTGGATCCGCGGGACATGCCGGGAATCGCGGCAGGCGGGACGCAATAG
- a CDS encoding hemerythrin domain-containing protein → MPTLIDRLLAEHVTLKRLVRLLGGEMSLRAAPCAPDIALLVDALYYLTQFPDVSHHMLEDRIVERLLEKQALPASFGHEVEAQHAALFRQGRELLQDLEAAVREENMSQELVAIHIREYAQLLQRNMDAEEVILFPTAVRHLNGDDFRAIALLDVYGQPDPLLQTPVDERFAQLHRVIANEAGCGCGGDDL, encoded by the coding sequence ATGCCCACGCTCATTGACCGGCTACTGGCAGAGCACGTCACGCTGAAAAGACTGGTGCGGCTCCTTGGCGGGGAGATGTCATTGCGTGCCGCCCCGTGCGCACCGGACATCGCGCTTCTCGTAGACGCGCTTTACTACCTGACGCAGTTTCCAGACGTCAGCCATCACATGCTCGAGGACCGCATCGTCGAACGCCTGCTGGAGAAGCAGGCGTTGCCGGCGAGCTTCGGCCATGAAGTCGAGGCTCAGCATGCGGCACTGTTCAGGCAGGGCCGCGAACTCCTGCAGGATCTCGAGGCAGCGGTGCGTGAGGAAAACATGTCACAGGAGCTTGTCGCGATCCATATTCGCGAGTACGCACAACTGCTGCAGCGCAATATGGACGCCGAGGAGGTGATTCTGTTTCCGACGGCTGTACGGCACCTCAACGGGGACGATTTTCGCGCGATTGCGTTACTCGACGTGTACGGTCAGCCAGACCCTCTGCTCCAGACGCCGGTGGATGAGCGGTTCGCGCAGCTGCATCGCGTGATTGCAAACGAGGCGGGCTGCGGCTGCGGCGGAGACGATCTCTGA
- a CDS encoding carboxymuconolactone decarboxylase family protein, with protein sequence MDKSLYPASGAAIARKRKELAPQPLAAFKAFSESVFADGALPARTKQLIAVAVAHVTQCPYCIRGHTAAAMKSGATGQEIMEAIWVAAEMRAGAAYAHSALALDTIAAQQDPGETPDAHAH encoded by the coding sequence ATGGACAAATCTCTCTATCCTGCATCCGGCGCGGCCATCGCGAGGAAACGCAAGGAGCTCGCGCCCCAACCGCTGGCCGCCTTCAAGGCGTTCAGCGAAAGCGTGTTCGCCGACGGCGCACTGCCGGCCAGGACAAAACAGCTGATCGCCGTGGCGGTCGCGCACGTCACGCAATGCCCCTACTGCATACGCGGCCACACCGCGGCGGCCATGAAAAGTGGCGCGACTGGACAGGAGATCATGGAGGCAATCTGGGTCGCGGCCGAAATGCGAGCGGGTGCTGCGTATGCCCATTCCGCGCTGGCGCTCGACACAATCGCAGCGCAACAGGATCCCGGGGAGACACCCGATGCCCACGCTCATTGA
- a CDS encoding copper chaperone has protein sequence MKGDNDAAVLTRAMRTVEPDAKVDVDVDARTVKVDSWLFAEEFLVAFVDAGYDVKLVER, from the coding sequence ATGAAGGGGGACAACGATGCGGCTGTCCTTACCCGGGCCATGCGCACGGTCGAACCAGATGCAAAGGTCGACGTTGATGTCGATGCGAGGACCGTAAAAGTTGACTCATGGCTGTTTGCCGAAGAGTTTCTGGTTGCGTTCGTTGACGCCGGATACGACGTCAAGTTAGTCGAACGCTAA